The following coding sequences lie in one Candidatus Eremiobacterota bacterium genomic window:
- a CDS encoding alpha-ketoglutarate-dependent dioxygenase AlkB: MDSTPKPRTGSTQLGFFGGGSRTLVDDESGRIVYMPAFGDGPTAQRWFEALRQGVAWQSERRRMYDRDVDVPRLTAAYRLSDKDVPPTLAEAAVRAAKAARTPFNSAGLNLYRDGRDSVAPHNDHLYEIVAGYPIALISLGATRLMTIRSKVKPRRVFDIDLEEGSLLLMSYETQLHYDHGIPKTRAAVGPRLSIALRVRPPL, from the coding sequence GTGGACTCTACCCCTAAGCCCCGGACAGGCTCGACGCAACTCGGATTCTTCGGCGGCGGGAGCCGCACGCTCGTCGACGACGAGTCCGGCAGGATCGTGTACATGCCCGCTTTCGGCGACGGCCCGACCGCGCAACGATGGTTCGAGGCGCTGCGGCAAGGTGTTGCGTGGCAGAGCGAGCGGCGGCGTATGTACGATCGCGATGTCGACGTGCCGCGTTTGACCGCAGCGTATCGGCTCTCCGACAAGGACGTGCCGCCGACGCTCGCCGAGGCGGCCGTTCGCGCCGCCAAGGCCGCGCGGACGCCGTTTAACAGCGCCGGGTTGAACCTTTATCGCGACGGGCGCGACAGCGTCGCTCCGCACAACGATCATCTCTACGAAATCGTGGCCGGTTACCCGATTGCTCTGATCTCGCTGGGGGCGACGCGCCTGATGACGATTCGCAGTAAAGTGAAACCACGCCGAGTCTTCGACATCGATTTAGAGGAAGGCAGCCTGCTGCTGATGAGCTACGAGACGCAGCTGCATTACGATCACGGCATTCCTAAGACCCGGGCAGCAGTCGGTCCGCGCCTCAGCATTGCGTTGCGCGTGCGCCCGCCGCTCTAG
- a CDS encoding peptide ABC transporter substrate-binding protein, with translation MRQRAALLALVMLGACSKGGSTPAQAHVLRIADNVDPTSLNPLLAHDQDTIGYDLLVTQTLVGLSAENKLVPVLVTRIPSRRNGDISADGTRIVYHLRRGVRFADGRELTSADVAFTFRAIMDPRNPVESEDAYRRVVRLQTPDAHTVVVRLRHRWNAAVAELFAQADFAFGILPAHAFASTDVTKAGWNERPFGTGPFRVVDWERANRIVLEANPYYSPRPKLRRIVFNLIPTTQASLLALRARDVDLTAISPDQLPDARGLAGIHIAVTRVNGEYFLMLQSAAAPTDDVHVRRAIAAALDRGAIVRARYGVLSAADSFLPPVYSWYDPAPQTTGNDSAKVERELTAAGWRRDRGMWMKQGRTLNVTIAYAPERGTWMEVIEQEQLRRAGIDASLKPYPAALFNAPGGPLRTGNFTLAAAQWIGAADPEQSVLFSCSQRGPNGNNSMNYCNRRFDALFDDQSVTSDDRRRRRDFIEMQRIVRNDAPVVPVAFESSVDAVSNRVRGFRRNMLMYPVGAENWDVR, from the coding sequence GTGCGCCAACGCGCCGCGCTGCTTGCGCTCGTGATGCTGGGCGCGTGTTCGAAAGGCGGAAGCACGCCGGCGCAGGCACACGTCTTGCGAATCGCCGACAACGTCGATCCAACGTCGCTGAATCCGCTGCTCGCGCACGATCAAGATACCATCGGCTACGATTTGCTGGTAACCCAAACGCTGGTGGGTCTCTCGGCAGAAAACAAGCTCGTGCCCGTGCTCGTCACCCGCATCCCGAGCCGACGCAACGGCGACATTTCCGCCGACGGTACGCGCATCGTCTATCACCTGCGACGCGGCGTACGCTTCGCCGACGGGCGCGAGCTGACGTCGGCCGACGTGGCCTTTACCTTTCGGGCGATCATGGACCCGCGAAATCCGGTCGAATCGGAAGATGCGTATCGGCGAGTCGTTAGGTTGCAGACGCCGGACGCGCATACCGTCGTCGTTCGCCTAAGGCATCGCTGGAACGCCGCGGTTGCCGAACTTTTCGCCCAGGCAGATTTTGCCTTTGGGATTCTCCCCGCGCACGCGTTCGCGTCGACCGACGTGACCAAAGCTGGGTGGAACGAGCGGCCGTTCGGAACCGGTCCCTTTCGTGTCGTCGATTGGGAACGCGCGAACCGCATCGTTCTCGAAGCGAATCCGTATTATTCCCCACGGCCGAAGCTGCGCCGAATCGTCTTCAATTTGATTCCAACGACGCAAGCGTCCCTACTGGCGCTGCGCGCTCGAGACGTCGACCTTACCGCGATCAGTCCGGATCAGCTTCCCGACGCCCGCGGCCTCGCGGGCATTCACATCGCCGTCACTCGCGTCAATGGAGAGTATTTTTTGATGCTCCAGTCTGCGGCTGCGCCCACCGACGACGTTCACGTTCGGCGCGCAATCGCGGCCGCGCTCGATCGAGGAGCGATCGTGCGGGCTCGTTATGGCGTACTGAGCGCCGCCGATTCGTTCTTGCCGCCGGTTTATTCGTGGTACGATCCGGCGCCGCAAACGACGGGAAACGATTCCGCGAAGGTTGAGCGCGAGCTCACGGCAGCCGGCTGGCGCCGCGACCGGGGCATGTGGATGAAACAGGGCCGCACGTTGAACGTAACGATCGCGTATGCGCCCGAGCGCGGCACGTGGATGGAGGTCATCGAACAGGAGCAGCTGCGGCGCGCGGGGATCGACGCATCATTGAAGCCGTACCCTGCCGCGTTGTTTAACGCGCCCGGTGGACCGTTGCGGACCGGCAACTTCACGCTCGCGGCCGCGCAGTGGATCGGCGCCGCCGATCCCGAACAATCGGTCCTTTTTTCATGCAGTCAGCGTGGACCGAACGGCAACAACTCAATGAACTACTGCAACCGGCGCTTCGATGCGCTTTTTGACGATCAGAGCGTGACCTCCGACGACCGACGACGCCGCCGCGATTTCATCGAAATGCAGCGAATCGTGCGAAACGACGCACCCGTCGTTCCGGTTGCCTTTGAGTCAAGTGTGGACGCGGTCAGCAATCGCGTGCGCGGCTTCCGGCGGAACATGCTGATGTATCCGGTCGGCGCCGAGAACTGGGACGTTCGTTAA
- a CDS encoding phosphoribosyltransferase — MQLFADRADAGRQLAQALSSYARNPAVIVLALPRGGVPIGYEVARHLEAPLDVYIVRKLGVPGHEELAMGALASDGTCVVDDDLIRALRIDESELDEVVQRELEELRRRENAYGHARPSIEIAGKLVIVVDDGLATGASMRAAATALRAQRPTAIVAGVPVAAPRTCASLERVVDRVVCVHTPDPFHAVGLYYRDFEQTGDDEVRRLLSRSTTEL, encoded by the coding sequence ATGCAGCTCTTTGCCGACCGTGCCGACGCGGGACGACAGCTCGCCCAAGCGCTCTCGAGCTATGCACGCAACCCCGCTGTCATCGTCCTCGCGCTTCCGCGCGGCGGGGTTCCGATCGGCTATGAGGTCGCCCGGCACCTAGAGGCGCCGCTCGACGTTTACATTGTCCGCAAGCTCGGCGTTCCCGGTCATGAGGAGTTGGCAATGGGCGCGCTGGCGAGCGACGGAACCTGCGTCGTCGACGACGATCTGATTAGGGCGCTCCGCATCGACGAAAGCGAGCTCGATGAGGTGGTGCAACGAGAACTCGAGGAACTGCGCCGCCGCGAGAATGCATACGGCCACGCGCGGCCGAGCATCGAGATCGCGGGGAAGCTCGTCATCGTCGTTGACGACGGCTTAGCCACCGGCGCCTCGATGCGCGCTGCGGCGACGGCGTTGCGCGCTCAGCGACCGACCGCGATCGTCGCGGGCGTACCCGTCGCCGCACCGCGAACGTGCGCAAGCCTCGAGCGCGTTGTCGATCGCGTCGTCTGCGTTCACACGCCCGATCCGTTTCACGCCGTCGGCCTTTACTATCGAGACTTCGAGCAGACCGGCGACGACGAGGTTCGCCGTCTCTTATCGCGTAGTACTACCGAACTATGA